From one Lineus longissimus chromosome 3, tnLinLong1.2, whole genome shotgun sequence genomic stretch:
- the LOC135484194 gene encoding disheveled-associated activator of morphogenesis 1-like has product MIGKKRFCWCFRGHKAPEITYSLENGLTLQPVTPDIPMPSDPEEVNARFAELVDELDLDKPHRDAMFSLPPEKKWQIYCSKKKEQEDPSSASWPDYYIERVKAMSNIFFSYDEEEIRNRFKFMEGLKTALRTQPMRFVTRFMDLEGVQCILDFLKNMDNDTSAGPIHTEAIGCIKALMNNSHGRAHVLAHPTGINIIAQSLASENVRTRIAVLEILGASCLVPGGHRKVLEAMVHYQKYAAERTRFQGLIYDLDRTLPDYQDEISLKTTIMSFINAALKYGPGQDHLEFRMHLRYEFLMLGIMPILDKLREHNNDTLGRHIDFFEMVRNEDEKELAKRFDMNHIDSKSATSMLDLLKKRLGHTLAYPHMLSILFHLLQLPSNGVTPQYWQLIDRIVQQISLQQKDGSNPDQAPLEINCNKIVKQLASENEIKAVQQKMREIQKENDEIAAKLAKKENECEIKNEEKEELMEMVNKLKSKYEQELCNHSETKRQLAEMSQRLNELTNRLEAEQVERQKFEHLVKTGSLPDDAKVDIKAAASAFRSKSAAVKPTPAAISAPRPPPPPPAPNAPNAPPPPGAPPPPGSRGMMPGVAKKRKDIPNSAVPLKSFNWTKLPDIKVTGTIWTDLNDARMYKILDLDDFEKNFSAYQRHSSEDDVDAKCKPKSKELSVIDGRRAQNCTILLSKLKMSNDEIAKAVMSMDSQEELPKDMCEQLLKFVPTPEERSMLVEHEHEIDEMAKADRFLFEMSRIEHYEQRLKALYYKKKFSERMSECKPKVDAVLKGSTEVVRSRKLKKLLEIVLAYGNYMNRGQRGNASGFRLNSLNKIVDTKSCQDRKITFLHYLCEVLKKKFPDVTKIEDDIPSIREAAKVSLADLDVEITVLRNGLKEIEAELAFHSTKPFDRRDKFVSVMKNFNTVASINLSELEEVTAEMKSRFEKALKLFGEESGKMQPDEFFGTFEQFLTSYDDAKRENERFRRAREEEEKRLKIEQQMKSERARRTLEKQRSLGGNGKGSSNGYQNGHDAGEFDSLVTALRSGDVFGEDMAKMKRNRRRGSAQTTMERERVGNIKALRKHSEQLGC; this is encoded by the exons GAACAAGAAGATCCGAGTTCAGCCAGTTGGCCTGACTACTACATTGAAAGGGTCAAGGCAATGTCAAAT ATATTCTTTTCATATGATGAAGAAGAGATTAGAAACAGATTTAAGTTTATGGAAGGATTGAAGACTGCCCTCCGCACACAACCAATGAG GTTTGTTACACGGTTTATGGACTTGGAGGGTGTACAGTGCATCTTGGACTTCCTGAAAAATATGGACAATGATACGAGTGCGGGTCCCATCCATACTGAAGCCATAGGATGTATCAAGGCATTGATGAACAACTCG CATGGTCGAGCCCACGTTCTTGCCCACCCTACCGGCATAAACATCATAGCGCAGAGCCTCGCCTCAGAGAATGTCCGAACACGGATAGCCGTACTGGAAATCCTTGGTGCCTCATGTCTCGTGCCTGGCGGCCATCGAAAAGTTCTCGAAGCGATGGTCCATTATCAGAAATACGCAGCAGAGCGCACAAGATTCCAAGGCCTAATCTACGACCTAGATCGAACACTGCCAGATTACCAGGATGAAATCAGTCTTAAAACAACAATCATGTCTTTCATTAACGCTGCACTGAAATACGGGCCAGGACAGGATCACCTTGAGTTTCGAATGCACCTGCGTTATGAGTTCTTAATGCTCGGCATCATGCCGATACTTGATAAACTGCGAGAGCACAACAATGACACTTTAGGCAG ACATATAGATTTCTTTGAAATGGTGagaaatgaagatgaaaaagaaCTAGCCAAAAGATTTGACATG AATCACATTGATTCAAAGAGTGCCACTTCCATGCTAGATCTGCTCAAGAAGAGGCTAGGACACACGTTAGCATATCCCCACATGCTGTCGATTTTGTTTCACTTATTACAACTACCAT CGAATGGGGTAACTCCTCAATATTGGCAGCTAATTGATCGGATAGTACAGCAGATCTCGTTACAACAGAAAGATGGGTCAAATCCTGATCAAGCACCCTTAGAAATCAACTGTAATAAAATTGTTAAACA ACTCGCCAGTGAGAATGAAATCAAGGCAGTTCAACAGAAGATGCGTGAAATCCAGAAAGAAAACGATGAAATCGCAGCCAAACTTGCCAAAAAGGAGAACGAATGTGAGATCAAAAATGAGGAGAAGGAAGAACTCATGGAAATGGTCAATAAACTCAAGTCAAAATATGAGCAAGAGTTGTGCAATCATTCCGAGACAAAGCGACAGTTGGCCGAGATGTCACAGCGGCTTAATGAGCTTACGAACAGG TTGGAAGCTGAACAAGTTGAACGGCAAAAGTTTGAACATCTCGTTAAAACGGGCAGTCTACCAGATGATGCTAAAGTGGATATCAAGGCCGCAGCATCAGCCTTTAGGTCAAAGTCTGCTGCTGTCAAACCAACCCCAGCTGCCATTTCTGCCCCcagaccaccaccaccaccgcctgCGCCAAATGCGCCAAATGCACCACCTCCACCTGGTGCACCACCACCGCCAGGAAGTCGGGGCATGATGCCTGGTGTTGCCAAGAAAAGGAAAGACATCCCTAACTCGGCCGTACCCCTCAAGTCCTTCAACTGGACTAAACTACCTGAT ATCAAAGTTACTGGTACTATATGGACAGACCTCAACGACGCACGCATGTACAAAATCCTTGACCTTGATGATTTCGAGAAGAATTTTTCGGCATACCAGCGCCACAGTTCAGAAGATGACGTGGACGCCAAGTGCAAACCCAAGAGCAAGGAATTGTCGGTCATCGACGGCAGACGTGCACAGAACTGTACGATCTTGCTCTCCAAGTTGAAGATGTCGAATGATGAGATCGCAAAGGCTGTCATGTCCATGGATAGTCAGGAGGAGCTACCCAAGGATATGTGTGAACAG CTCCTGAAGTTCGTGCCTACACCAGAAGAGCGATCAATGTTAGTTGAACACGAACATGAGATTGACGAGATGGCTAAGGCAGATCGGTTCCTATTTGAAATGAGCAGAATTGAACACTATGAACAGAGATTAAAGGCATTGTACTACAAGAAGAAGTTCTCTGAGAGGATGAGCGAATGCAAACCAAAGGTGGATG CTGTTCTGAAGGGTTCAACAGAAGTTGTAAGGAGCCGGAAGTTGAAGAAACTTCTTGAGATCGTATTGGCGTATGGTAACTACATGAATCGTGGCCAGCGGGGTAACGCCAGTGGTTTCCGGTTGAACAGTTTGAACAAAATCGTCGACACCAAATCATGTCAAGATAGAAAGATAACATTCCTTCACTATCTGTGTGAAGTGTTAAAGAAAAAG TTTCCTGATGTAACCAAAATAGAAGATGACATTCCAAGCATCAGAGAGGCGGCCAAAGTTAGTCTGGCAGATCTGGATGTTGAAATAACTGTGTTAAGAAATGGACTCAAAGAAATTGAAGCT GAGCTTGCATTCCATAGTACCAAACCGTTTGATAGGCGGGACAAGTTTGTGTCGGTGATGAAGAACTTCAATACTGTAGCCTCAATCAACTTATCTGAGCTGGAAGAGGTCACAGCAGAAATGAAATCAAGG TTTGAGAAAGCTCTGAAACTTTTCGGTGAGGAGTCGGGCAAGATGCAACCTGATGAGTTCTTTGGGACATTTGAGCAGTTCCTCACATCGTATGACGATGCGAAGAGGGAGAATGAACGGTTCAGGAGAGCCAGGGAGGAGGAAGAGAAGAGGTTGAAGATTGAGCAACAGATGAAGTCGGAGCGTGCTAGGAGGACGCTCGAAAAGCAGCGGTCGTTAGGTGGCAATGGCAAGGGGTCGAGCAATGGCTACCAGAACGGTCACGATGCTG GTGAATTTGACTCGTTAGTTACGGCACTCCGTTCGGGTGATGTTTTCGGCGAGGATATGGCTAAAATGAAGCGCAATCGGCGGAGAGGTAGTGCACAGACGACCATGGAACGAGAAAGAGTTGGCAACATCAAGGCTCTGCGGAAACATTCAGAACAGTTAGGCTGTTAG